A stretch of Desulfobacter hydrogenophilus DNA encodes these proteins:
- a CDS encoding GNAT family N-acetyltransferase, with protein MAKLEITCENREFREQWDQFVLNHPLGSFFHLYNWLEIVQWKTGFAFKPLIIRTDGGDVCGIMPVFIKKYAGITLCMSPPPKVSTPWMGLLPVFSSDKQYNIEKQSQKIIEAVHVFLRDQLHADFIRLICVSGFDDIRPFKWLGYQCSPAYTYFLDITDNAKAFEKFDGRIRTGIRKARKNNLIYKHADNTMAPTVIDAVTERYERQGLSFALDRELLHRLLKSNAGTFIETTSVLDEEGFVTGNILIKYKKQVHHWIGGVHPYRNHQGANELLHWSAIEKYSDQGIGYYEFMGANTKHLCDHKSKYNPKLRVFYSCEWKNNKGTLIDWAQILMRKRKRG; from the coding sequence ATGGCAAAGCTTGAAATCACATGTGAAAACAGAGAATTCAGGGAACAGTGGGATCAATTTGTTCTGAATCACCCGCTTGGCAGCTTTTTTCATCTCTACAACTGGTTGGAAATTGTCCAGTGGAAAACAGGTTTTGCGTTTAAACCACTGATCATAAGAACAGACGGTGGAGATGTCTGCGGCATTATGCCGGTATTTATTAAAAAATATGCCGGCATCACGCTTTGCATGTCCCCGCCCCCAAAGGTTTCAACGCCCTGGATGGGCCTTTTGCCGGTCTTTTCATCTGACAAACAATACAATATTGAAAAACAGAGTCAGAAGATCATTGAGGCTGTTCATGTTTTTCTGAGGGATCAACTGCATGCGGATTTTATCCGACTGATTTGCGTTTCTGGGTTTGACGATATCCGTCCGTTCAAGTGGCTGGGGTATCAGTGCAGCCCCGCATATACGTATTTTTTGGATATAACTGACAATGCAAAGGCCTTTGAAAAATTTGACGGTAGAATCAGAACAGGAATTCGTAAGGCCCGGAAAAACAATTTGATCTATAAACATGCCGATAATACAATGGCCCCGACAGTAATAGATGCCGTAACCGAGAGATACGAACGGCAGGGCCTGTCATTTGCCTTGGATCGGGAATTGCTGCATCGCCTTTTGAAATCAAACGCCGGAACTTTTATTGAAACAACCAGTGTATTGGATGAAGAGGGGTTTGTAACCGGAAATATCCTGATCAAATATAAAAAACAGGTCCACCACTGGATCGGGGGTGTCCACCCCTATCGTAACCACCAGGGTGCCAATGAACTGCTTCACTGGTCAGCAATTGAAAAATATTCTGACCAGGGTATAGGTTATTATGAATTCATGGGTGCCAATACCAAACATCTGTGTGACCATAAGTCAAAATACAATCCCAAATTGCGGGTTTTCTACTCATGTGAGTGGAAAAACAATAAAGGAACGCTGATCGACTGGGCGCAGATTTTGATGAGGAAAAGAAAAAGAGGTTGA
- a CDS encoding polysaccharide deacetylase family protein, whose translation MSDLNVCLTHDIDRVRKTHQYITKDLKMGRWHNLVPLLSGERPYWTFDDMAELESRYGAKSTIFFLHETIPFKLLSPGTWKLSLGRYSLREPEIGRLVRRLDAGGWEIGLHGSYRSYRDETLLEMEKKMLEDVLDNKVSGIRQHYLNLDEPDTWICQKKAGFSYDASLGRTDISGYKDGRMAPFIDETSRMAVIPLTIMECCLFNEVGHDKQKALKRAVEWMDHSQENGLYYTILWHQHMLNEKEFPGYRWVYEEILKECGRRKALFRLCRDVNVRSEGIRSKNGKA comes from the coding sequence ATGAGTGATCTTAACGTCTGCCTGACCCATGACATCGACCGGGTTCGTAAGACCCATCAGTATATCACCAAAGATTTGAAAATGGGCCGGTGGCACAACTTGGTACCGCTGTTGTCAGGAGAAAGGCCGTACTGGACATTTGACGATATGGCTGAACTGGAATCCCGGTATGGAGCCAAGTCCACTATTTTTTTCCTGCATGAAACCATCCCTTTCAAATTACTAAGTCCCGGCACCTGGAAACTGTCCCTGGGCCGGTATTCGCTAAGGGAACCGGAGATCGGTCGGCTGGTCCGCCGGTTGGATGCCGGCGGATGGGAAATCGGCTTGCACGGCAGCTATCGGTCATACCGGGATGAGACGCTCCTTGAAATGGAGAAAAAGATGTTGGAGGACGTGCTGGATAACAAAGTTTCTGGCATCCGACAGCATTACCTGAACCTGGATGAACCGGATACCTGGATATGTCAGAAAAAAGCCGGATTCAGTTATGACGCAAGTCTTGGTCGCACAGACATCAGCGGTTACAAGGATGGGCGCATGGCTCCCTTTATTGATGAAACTTCCCGCATGGCGGTTATTCCGTTGACCATAATGGAGTGCTGCCTTTTCAACGAAGTCGGACATGATAAGCAGAAAGCCCTGAAACGGGCTGTGGAATGGATGGATCATTCCCAGGAAAACGGCCTGTATTACACCATTCTCTGGCACCAGCACATGCTCAATGAAAAGGAATTTCCCGGCTACCGGTGGGTGTATGAAGAGATCTTAAAGGAGTGTGGCCGAAGAAAGGCCCTCTTCCGTCTGTGCAGGGATGTTAACGTTCGATCGGAAGGAATCAGGTCAAAGAATGGCAAAGCTTGA
- a CDS encoding glycosyltransferase family 4 protein, with amino-acid sequence MNNKIYILIPNKHRIGGVANFYKTLQNYLSPEYEYVYRGNARKDESRLSIPWRMCKGYAMFRREVSRDTRSIVINSSLGPGGFFRDGLYFLLTPNQVRRVVFFRGWNPVFEQKIEKSAWLKAWLTRTFLTADHIIVLSSEFKKKLRQWGYTGPVSLGTTIVNEQLLTGEDFQSLSLSRSENENPTILYLGNISRAKGVKEVLQAYEFLHGQDDQEHLECVIAGEGPMLDELKDQATARNLNIQFPGYVREEQKTAAFKNAHIYVFPSAHEGMPTSVLEAMAFGLPVITTRVGGVPDFFEDGRMGLFLDNQKPEHIAEKIQFLLDRPELMHQMSEYNYNYAKEHFYAGKVAGWFKGVVESVIQEQNE; translated from the coding sequence ATGAATAATAAAATATATATTCTCATACCCAATAAACACCGGATCGGCGGGGTCGCAAACTTTTACAAAACATTGCAAAATTATTTAAGCCCGGAATACGAATATGTCTACCGCGGCAATGCGCGCAAAGATGAATCCCGCCTGTCGATCCCATGGCGCATGTGCAAAGGTTATGCTATGTTCCGCAGAGAAGTGAGTCGTGACACCCGGTCGATAGTGATCAACTCTTCTCTGGGCCCAGGTGGATTTTTCCGGGACGGGCTATATTTTCTGCTCACACCGAATCAGGTGCGCAGGGTGGTGTTTTTTCGTGGCTGGAACCCAGTCTTTGAACAAAAAATCGAAAAATCAGCTTGGTTGAAGGCGTGGTTGACCCGGACCTTTCTTACAGCCGATCACATTATTGTCCTGTCTTCCGAATTCAAGAAAAAATTGCGGCAGTGGGGCTATACCGGTCCGGTAAGCCTTGGAACTACAATTGTTAATGAGCAGTTGCTGACAGGAGAGGATTTCCAGAGCCTGTCCCTGAGTCGGTCTGAAAACGAAAATCCGACTATTCTGTATCTTGGCAACATCTCCAGGGCCAAAGGAGTTAAGGAAGTACTTCAGGCGTATGAGTTCTTGCACGGGCAGGACGATCAGGAACATCTGGAATGCGTCATAGCTGGGGAAGGCCCCATGCTTGATGAATTGAAAGACCAGGCCACCGCCCGGAACCTGAACATCCAGTTTCCCGGGTATGTCAGGGAGGAGCAAAAGACGGCGGCGTTTAAAAATGCCCACATCTATGTGTTCCCGTCTGCGCATGAAGGAATGCCCACCTCTGTCCTGGAAGCCATGGCCTTTGGTTTGCCGGTGATAACCACGCGTGTAGGCGGGGTACCTGATTTTTTCGAAGACGGCCGCATGGGATTGTTCCTGGACAACCAGAAACCGGAGCACATTGCCGAAAAGATCCAATTTCTGCTGGACCGTCCGGAACTGATGCACCAGATGTCTGAATACAACTATAATTATGCCAAAGAACATTTTTACGCGGGTAAAGTGGCCGGGTGGTTCAAGGGGGTCGTTGAATCCGTGATTCAGGAGCAAAATGAGTGA
- a CDS encoding sulfotransferase family protein — protein MSKIDRPVFVFCLHRSGSTYLKNILDASDELKMLEDEVHFEHPHFFNTFKKYYQKYCNNKPANVDRFLTIISENKIRGAFWDYYKKKYGSFHSCKKHLPNQNKITVWDAFNSILIQVIEDSGKKRVGIKYPAHHTFFHNLKKVYPDAKNIFLVRDPRAIIASKLISPSNNRLKNKGKFKYEVMRLVTVLYFIIEFRSFAKAVTVHKKDICVIRYENLVISRNRTLKKLCDFAEINLRIDMCSATGKDSGYGITSDPMSRLNRWVTVLRRYEKILIEYFTKNYRNTMDYE, from the coding sequence ATGTCAAAAATTGATAGACCGGTCTTTGTGTTTTGCCTGCATAGAAGCGGGTCAACGTACCTGAAAAATATACTTGACGCCAGTGATGAATTAAAAATGCTGGAAGATGAGGTTCACTTTGAACATCCTCATTTTTTCAACACCTTCAAAAAATATTATCAAAAATATTGCAATAATAAACCGGCAAATGTTGATAGATTTTTAACCATCATATCAGAAAACAAAATCCGAGGGGCATTCTGGGATTATTATAAAAAAAAATATGGCAGTTTTCATTCCTGTAAAAAGCATTTGCCCAATCAAAATAAAATAACTGTCTGGGATGCTTTTAATTCCATATTGATCCAGGTAATTGAGGATTCGGGTAAGAAAAGAGTCGGGATAAAATACCCTGCACACCATACATTTTTTCATAATTTAAAAAAGGTATATCCTGATGCTAAAAATATATTTCTTGTCAGGGACCCAAGGGCCATCATCGCTTCAAAGCTCATCAGTCCTAGCAACAATAGACTAAAAAATAAGGGCAAATTTAAATATGAAGTGATGCGGCTTGTAACTGTTCTTTATTTCATAATTGAATTCAGATCTTTTGCAAAAGCAGTTACAGTCCATAAAAAAGATATATGTGTTATTAGATATGAAAATCTGGTTATCAGCCGAAATCGTACGCTCAAAAAATTATGCGATTTTGCGGAAATCAATTTGAGAATAGACATGTGCTCTGCTACAGGAAAAGATTCAGGTTATGGGATCACTTCGGATCCGATGAGCCGATTGAACAGGTGGGTTACTGTCCTCAGAAGATATGAAAAGATTTTGATCGAGTACTTTACAAAAAATTATCGAAATACGATGGATTATGAATAA
- a CDS encoding glycosyltransferase translates to MSQKILLVTKNQFGYQTDYYKYACYLKNLYDITYFSFDNSKKKIHEEKIKSVYICANTSYLGRALLFYYKLIRFLQTNKVDLIIIKSFDYCFFLKLLFPKKKFILDLRSSAISLNQIKRLYHNLLIRLNTKFFSNITIISEGLAQKLHLKNYCVVPLGAEIISKKNKQFDELKLMYIGTLDNRDVDKTVKGVKLFLSKEHNVETFEYHIFGKGKEFEECRLKNTIEECNLRKKVFFHGYKRHEEIVEYFDKCNVGVSYVPITFFYDNQPPTKTFEYLLSGMACIATGTSENKKIIVPENGILCADSAENFARSLEKLYKNRNRYHSDMIRSTVINAQWDKIVNNILLRVIKKII, encoded by the coding sequence ATGTCACAAAAAATTTTGCTTGTCACAAAAAATCAATTCGGTTATCAAACCGATTATTATAAATATGCTTGTTATTTAAAAAATCTTTATGACATTACTTATTTTTCATTTGATAACAGCAAAAAAAAAATACATGAGGAGAAAATTAAATCAGTGTATATATGCGCTAACACTTCCTATTTGGGACGGGCGCTATTGTTTTATTATAAGTTGATTCGATTTCTACAAACAAACAAAGTTGACTTGATAATTATAAAAAGTTTTGACTATTGTTTTTTTCTTAAACTACTCTTTCCAAAAAAAAAATTTATACTTGATTTAAGATCCAGTGCCATATCTTTGAATCAAATTAAAAGGCTATATCATAACCTGTTAATCAGGCTAAATACTAAATTCTTTAGCAATATCACCATTATTTCAGAAGGACTTGCTCAAAAACTCCATTTGAAAAATTATTGTGTAGTGCCGTTAGGTGCTGAAATCATTTCAAAAAAAAACAAACAATTTGACGAATTAAAACTTATGTATATTGGCACGTTGGATAATAGAGATGTTGATAAAACAGTAAAGGGGGTCAAACTCTTTCTTTCTAAAGAACACAATGTGGAGACCTTTGAATATCATATTTTTGGAAAGGGTAAAGAATTTGAAGAATGTCGTTTAAAAAATACTATTGAAGAATGTAATTTAAGAAAAAAAGTATTTTTCCATGGCTACAAAAGACACGAGGAAATTGTTGAGTATTTTGATAAATGCAATGTTGGCGTATCCTATGTTCCAATTACTTTTTTTTATGACAACCAGCCGCCAACTAAGACCTTTGAATATTTATTATCAGGTATGGCATGCATCGCTACAGGTACTTCGGAAAATAAAAAAATTATCGTCCCTGAAAACGGCATATTGTGCGCTGATTCTGCTGAAAATTTTGCACGTTCCTTGGAAAAACTATACAAAAATCGAAATCGTTACCATTCTGATATGATACGTTCAACCGTGATAAACGCCCAATGGGATAAAATCGTAAATAATATACTGCTCAGGGTTATAAAAAAAATTATATAG
- a CDS encoding glycosyltransferase family 2 protein yields the protein MIAKKDFVRKELNYNPLVSIIVITYNSAKYVLETLESAKIQPYKNIELIISDDGSKDDTVPICRKWLKKNQERFVKTRLITVEENTGIPANCNRGVKASQGEWVKLIAGDDALKKNCILTNMQFANSNKSVNVIHSNVEYYKDNFKNNSRTGVSDCGDAFVFSKKCSSQEQYHFLLNRTGGLLAPTLFLNRKTLYFVKCFDERLRLLEDVPLFLRLTKEGNKIHFLNETTIKYRVSASSIQKRNKPHMNIDFAKELLLFNSLYKKGKIKSHKLFFNNAGLIIIICLNVIGFNRNGNLFDLMFRVAKKIRSLKL from the coding sequence ATGATAGCTAAAAAAGATTTTGTGAGAAAAGAATTGAATTATAATCCGCTCGTTTCAATCATTGTCATTACATACAATTCAGCAAAATATGTTCTTGAAACACTTGAAAGCGCAAAAATTCAACCTTACAAGAATATTGAACTAATCATCAGTGATGATGGCTCCAAAGATGATACAGTACCTATCTGCCGAAAATGGTTGAAGAAAAACCAGGAAAGATTTGTGAAAACTCGATTGATCACTGTTGAAGAGAATACTGGGATTCCCGCGAATTGCAACCGAGGTGTAAAAGCTTCCCAAGGGGAATGGGTCAAGTTGATCGCAGGGGATGATGCGTTGAAAAAAAATTGTATATTGACTAATATGCAATTTGCAAATAGCAATAAATCGGTGAACGTAATACACTCAAATGTAGAATACTATAAAGACAATTTTAAAAATAATTCAAGAACAGGAGTATCTGATTGTGGTGATGCGTTTGTTTTCAGTAAAAAATGCTCTTCTCAAGAACAATATCATTTTCTTTTGAACAGAACTGGGGGGCTTTTAGCCCCGACTTTGTTCTTAAATAGAAAGACCCTGTATTTCGTAAAGTGTTTTGATGAAAGATTACGTTTGTTGGAAGATGTACCTTTATTTTTGAGACTGACAAAAGAAGGAAATAAAATTCATTTTTTAAATGAAACAACTATTAAATACAGAGTTTCAGCAAGTTCTATACAAAAACGGAATAAGCCGCATATGAATATTGATTTTGCCAAAGAACTGTTGTTGTTCAATTCACTGTACAAAAAAGGCAAAATTAAGTCCCATAAGTTGTTTTTCAACAATGCAGGGTTAATAATTATTATTTGTTTAAACGTAATCGGATTTAATAGAAACGGTAACTTGTTTGACTTGATGTTTAGGGTTGCAAAAAAGATTAGATCTTTAAAACTCTAA
- a CDS encoding O-antigen translocase produces MSSHNSKSYSQILKSSSLVGGSQLIRLIFGILSTKFAAVFIGPTGVGLIGAYRSITQLGIQLSGLGINQSGVRNVAVAAGSGDQNEITRTVTILRRMCWMTGLVGAVGLAALAFPVSRLTFGHTDYALSIACLSLMILITIVAQGRMAVIQGLRRISDLVRVQIFSSMAGTLISIGLYATLGISGIVPALLAIAIFQLGVAWWYSRKVFLQSLPISWLETFSGAKSLVGLGFAFMISGVATTATTYAIRVLITRDFGIDNLGIYQAAFAISGYVLNFVLAAMGADFFPRLAELSHDPREMTRLVNEQTEVGLLLATPALVATLALAPLGIYLLYSAEFYPAVGLLRWFVMGCFLRVISWPMGFVQMAMGKKYWFILSQVFFNFLHIILVITGLYYWGLLGAAVAFFSMYVFHVLGIRLIAGYLINFTWSAAAKRLILTQLFIIFVAFVSALILPDLWSMVTGSLLSVIVGIYCLRQLLVRLGEEHRICRKFAKIPILKKIITIRSKDNDS; encoded by the coding sequence ATGAGTTCACATAATTCAAAATCCTATTCCCAAATATTAAAATCATCCTCATTGGTCGGTGGATCTCAACTCATCCGGTTGATTTTCGGGATTTTATCAACCAAGTTCGCAGCTGTCTTTATTGGACCGACTGGCGTTGGACTTATCGGAGCCTATCGATCAATAACCCAGTTGGGCATCCAGCTTTCAGGACTGGGTATCAACCAGAGCGGCGTTAGGAATGTGGCTGTTGCTGCAGGATCAGGAGACCAAAATGAGATTACACGGACGGTAACCATTTTGCGCCGGATGTGTTGGATGACCGGTTTGGTGGGGGCGGTTGGTCTGGCAGCGCTGGCCTTTCCTGTCAGCAGGCTGACATTCGGTCACACCGATTATGCGTTGAGCATCGCATGCCTATCCCTGATGATCCTTATAACTATTGTTGCCCAGGGTCGGATGGCGGTGATCCAAGGATTGCGACGTATCTCAGATCTGGTTCGGGTCCAGATTTTCAGTTCCATGGCCGGAACTTTGATAAGTATCGGTTTATATGCAACCTTAGGGATTTCAGGTATAGTCCCTGCTTTACTGGCCATTGCCATTTTTCAACTTGGCGTTGCCTGGTGGTATTCGAGAAAAGTGTTTCTGCAGTCACTTCCCATCTCTTGGTTGGAGACCTTTTCCGGGGCCAAAAGTTTGGTCGGATTAGGTTTTGCGTTCATGATCTCAGGGGTGGCTACAACCGCTACCACATATGCAATACGCGTTTTAATTACCCGCGATTTTGGGATAGACAACCTGGGGATATACCAGGCAGCTTTTGCCATATCAGGATATGTCCTCAATTTCGTTTTAGCTGCCATGGGAGCGGACTTTTTCCCGCGTCTGGCGGAACTATCTCATGATCCCAGGGAAATGACCCGTCTGGTCAATGAACAAACCGAGGTTGGTCTTTTGCTTGCCACCCCAGCCCTGGTCGCAACACTCGCACTTGCCCCTCTTGGCATTTATCTTCTTTATTCAGCAGAATTTTATCCGGCTGTAGGGTTGTTAAGGTGGTTTGTAATGGGATGTTTTTTGAGAGTGATCAGTTGGCCCATGGGGTTTGTACAGATGGCTATGGGGAAAAAATACTGGTTTATCCTTTCTCAAGTTTTTTTTAATTTCCTTCATATTATTTTAGTTATTACCGGCTTGTATTATTGGGGACTGTTGGGCGCAGCTGTTGCTTTTTTTTCAATGTATGTATTTCATGTTTTGGGTATCCGGCTTATTGCCGGTTATTTGATCAACTTTACCTGGAGTGCGGCGGCTAAACGTTTGATTTTGACGCAGCTTTTTATAATATTCGTTGCTTTTGTTTCGGCTTTGATACTTCCTGACTTGTGGAGCATGGTGACAGGGAGTCTATTGTCGGTTATCGTTGGAATTTATTGTCTGCGGCAGTTGCTCGTACGGCTTGGTGAAGAGCATCGGATCTGTCGGAAGTTTGCAAAAATTCCAATATTGAAAAAAATTATCACAATTAGGTCCAAAGATAATGATAGCTAA
- a CDS encoding DegT/DnrJ/EryC1/StrS family aminotransferase yields the protein MVDYLKKQQSDIYISSSSLDNIAFILRYEFKSTLSHKMTSKQIKVLIELAIKDLLSTVKIAKTPSYIEIDYRDIEDSQVIASAKAIDGQVLTRDQDMIETYPDMTFHPDLFYNEVISSTTDQPSNNDEQTDKRAGSNEISPQVIPFLDLKAINKQYFNGFEQAFDRVVNSGWYIQGNEVRAFEEEFSEYCGTQHCIGVGNGLDALTLTLRAWKEMGKLKDGDEVIVPSNTYIATILAITENRLTPVLVEPDLSTYNLSPELTEKAITPRTKAILPVHLYGRLAEMPQIIDIADRHDLLVLEDAAQAHGASINGRKAGNWGDAAGFSFYPGKNLGALGDAGAVTTNDEELAQTIRTLANYGSHKKYENLYQGVNSRLDEIQAAFLKVKLKNLGREIEGRRKIAKAYLNGICNEKIVLPEWESENQHVFHLFVVQCENRDVLQRFLKEKGIQTFIHYPIPPHKQKAYTNSILKSFCSTNRLCHNLLSLPIGALISNNERKKIIDTLNNYESS from the coding sequence GTGGTTGATTATCTGAAAAAACAACAGTCAGATATTTACATCAGTTCTTCTTCACTGGACAATATTGCCTTTATTCTCCGTTATGAGTTCAAATCGACCCTTTCTCATAAGATGACCTCAAAACAGATCAAAGTGCTTATTGAATTGGCGATTAAAGATCTTCTCTCCACCGTCAAAATTGCCAAAACTCCCTCATATATTGAAATCGATTATCGAGATATCGAAGATTCTCAAGTAATAGCATCCGCAAAGGCCATTGATGGGCAAGTTTTGACGCGGGATCAAGACATGATTGAAACCTATCCGGATATGACCTTTCATCCGGATCTCTTTTATAATGAGGTCATTTCATCTACTACTGATCAGCCTTCAAATAATGATGAACAGACGGACAAAAGAGCAGGGTCAAACGAAATTTCTCCACAGGTCATTCCATTTTTGGATCTCAAAGCCATCAATAAGCAATATTTCAATGGCTTTGAGCAGGCATTTGATCGCGTCGTCAACAGTGGGTGGTATATCCAGGGCAACGAAGTCCGTGCATTTGAAGAAGAATTTTCCGAATATTGCGGTACTCAACACTGTATTGGGGTAGGAAATGGCTTGGATGCCCTCACCCTCACCCTGCGTGCCTGGAAAGAGATGGGCAAATTAAAAGATGGAGATGAAGTCATCGTTCCATCGAACACCTATATTGCAACGATATTAGCCATTACGGAAAACCGACTGACGCCGGTGCTGGTGGAACCGGATCTCAGTACTTACAATCTGTCACCTGAACTGACGGAAAAAGCCATTACTCCCCGCACAAAGGCAATTTTACCTGTACATCTTTACGGACGCTTGGCTGAGATGCCGCAGATTATAGACATTGCTGACCGGCATGATCTACTGGTGCTGGAAGATGCGGCCCAGGCCCATGGTGCGTCAATAAATGGACGAAAAGCAGGGAACTGGGGAGATGCGGCCGGATTCAGTTTCTATCCGGGAAAAAACCTTGGGGCATTGGGAGATGCCGGGGCGGTCACCACCAATGATGAAGAACTGGCACAGACCATTCGAACATTGGCAAACTATGGTAGTCATAAAAAATATGAAAACCTTTATCAAGGCGTCAACAGCCGATTGGATGAAATTCAGGCGGCTTTTTTAAAAGTAAAGCTAAAAAATTTGGGTCGTGAGATAGAAGGACGGCGCAAAATTGCCAAAGCCTATCTTAATGGAATTTGCAATGAAAAAATTGTGTTGCCGGAATGGGAAAGCGAGAATCAACATGTTTTTCATCTGTTTGTGGTGCAATGTGAGAACAGGGATGTACTGCAAAGGTTTTTGAAAGAAAAGGGAATTCAAACGTTTATTCATTATCCCATACCACCCCACAAACAAAAAGCCTATACCAATAGTATTTTAAAAAGTTTTTGTTCAACTAACAGGCTGTGTCATAATTTGTTGAGTCTCCCAATCGGCGCACTTATTTCAAACAATGAAAGAAAAAAAATAATAGATACTTTAAATAATTATGAATCCTCATAA